In one window of Culturomica massiliensis DNA:
- a CDS encoding helix-turn-helix transcriptional regulator, which yields MNTASLSEYVKSMRKEHGLTQVELSEKSGVGLRFVRELEQGKETLRLDKVNQVLNLFGVKVGVVPMDKTTNQ from the coding sequence ATGAATACAGCTTCTTTATCTGAATATGTAAAGTCGATGCGTAAAGAGCACGGTTTGACACAAGTGGAACTCTCGGAGAAATCGGGAGTCGGGTTACGATTTGTGCGAGAATTAGAGCAAGGCAAGGAGACCTTACGCCTTGACAAAGTAAATCAAGTATTAAATCTCTTCGGAGTAAAAGTGGGGGTTGTTCCTATGGATAAAACTACAAATCAATGA
- a CDS encoding HipA N-terminal domain-containing protein — translation MRQANIYNHNLFAGVLTEDEDGYTFQYDADYLQSNVAEAISLTLPLRSKPYMEKILFPFFDGLIPEGWLLDIAEKSWKINRRDRMSLLLACCKDCIGAVSVEPILNEEA, via the coding sequence ATGAGACAAGCCAATATATACAACCACAACCTCTTTGCGGGGGTTCTGACCGAAGATGAGGACGGTTATACTTTTCAGTATGATGCTGATTATCTTCAATCAAATGTAGCCGAAGCTATCAGCCTCACTCTGCCTTTGAGAAGTAAACCATACATGGAAAAGATACTTTTTCCGTTTTTTGACGGATTGATACCTGAAGGATGGCTCTTAGATATTGCGGAAAAGAGTTGGAAAATCAATCGCCGTGATAGAATGTCGCTGCTGCTTGCCTGCTGCAAAGATTGCATAGGGGCGGTGAGTGTTGAACCTATACTAAATGAAGAGGCATAG
- a CDS encoding HipA domain-containing protein, with translation MKRCLYCYQELTDGEKDFHPRCAKKIFGSTDIPLLLYAKDEIESLAEKVVRSQTTLTGVQAKLSLDIEKIKGEPQRFTIVGLWGRYILKPQTEQFDHLSEVEDLTMHLAELAKIKVVPHSLIRFEDGELAYITKRIDRTANGAKLAMEDMCQLSERLTEYKYKGSYEQIVKIITQHSATPKLDVVNFWEQLLFSWITGNADMHLKNFSLYSLRKGSYALTPAYDMISTFLVMPEDTEELALMLNGKKRKIKRSDFEVAMNSSGLEKKIIDNLFVKFERVADKWFEFIDISFLPDEMKERYKHIIADKLDVLK, from the coding sequence ATGAAAAGATGTCTATATTGTTATCAGGAGTTGACTGATGGAGAAAAAGACTTTCATCCTCGTTGTGCCAAAAAGATATTTGGTAGTACCGATATTCCGCTTCTACTATACGCAAAAGATGAAATTGAATCATTAGCCGAAAAAGTGGTACGTTCTCAAACTACACTAACCGGAGTACAAGCAAAACTCTCTCTCGATATAGAAAAAATAAAAGGAGAACCACAACGGTTTACTATCGTAGGATTATGGGGGCGTTATATCCTAAAACCTCAAACAGAGCAATTTGATCATCTTTCTGAAGTCGAGGATTTGACAATGCACCTAGCCGAATTAGCTAAAATAAAGGTTGTTCCTCATTCGCTTATACGCTTTGAAGATGGAGAATTAGCCTATATCACTAAACGCATAGATAGAACTGCAAACGGTGCGAAGCTGGCAATGGAAGATATGTGTCAGTTATCGGAACGCTTAACAGAATACAAATACAAAGGTTCTTATGAGCAGATAGTCAAAATTATTACACAACACTCCGCTACACCCAAACTCGATGTGGTGAACTTTTGGGAACAGCTTCTGTTCTCGTGGATTACAGGCAATGCTGATATGCATTTGAAGAACTTTTCGCTTTACAGTTTGCGAAAAGGCTCTTATGCGCTCACTCCGGCATATGATATGATATCCACATTTCTTGTTATGCCCGAAGATACAGAGGAACTTGCCTTAATGCTCAATGGCAAGAAACGTAAAATAAAGCGTTCTGATTTTGAGGTTGCAATGAATAGTAGCGGCTTAGAGAAGAAGATTATAGATAATTTATTTGTTAAATTTGAAAGGGTTGCCGACAAGTGGTTCGAGTTTATCGATATATCGTTTTTACCTGATGAAATGAAAGAACGATATAAACATATTATAGCAGATAAGTTAGACGTTTTGAAATAA
- a CDS encoding hybrid sensor histidine kinase/response regulator — translation MKQHKTASPENDKMSFEKEMSELLHKQILFTESVYTRLPIGIEIYDAKGILRSINDYALHMYGVDDRRTVIDKVNLFDSPYVDEALEAKIKSGEDIVLEFEYDFDRIKKEYFLTNNQNTMIYEVRIVSIRNQKEDIVGHMLFANDVTGKKETEYRTEENKKNLEMAMEAASMSSWVYDVRKQIFGSLHGNPIFRNGMTLEELQQMLHPQDRTPMTELFTRLINKDIQQGQITVRAFNEEEGQYRHYESRMRLSTEHMGKLQIVGTQLDVTEKIQMAKKAQDLIIKRELAMNVSDIVHWDFDIRIRKFESYNDPVNDYAPDKLVTVTEYLDAIHPEDQSVVNDAIQSMLSGKKLNVNFTCRIQTKYDDSWQYCNVTGVPFEYDENGEVIRFTGFRQNISKLHQLNEELKERNYKMELMFKTVGMSHWDFDVESKQFRAFNDPVNDFHPQKAIMPEDYLKFSHPEDTEHVREKIDNMLQRTNKEFSFQYRSRTKWDQEWQTLIVTGIPVEKNKKGHVIRYTGITINNTKWEKMAQELKEMKNKAELSDRLKSAFLANMSHEIRTPLNAIVGFSELMVNCDDPAEKEEYWNIIDSNNELLLRLINDILDLSKIESGILDRKREKFKPAQVCSELYTMIQPKVTNPNVEFRLDNSYPDCWIFLDRNRLKQVWMNFLTNAVKCTKSGYIKMGYSIEKGGIRIYVEDTGAGIQKQLQDRVFGRFQKLNEFAQGTGLGLAISKAIVEAAGGEVGFTSEPGVGSTFWAWVPCEISILGQIDQVVQPQTKSQFVQNENPEEKIKILIAEDNDSNYSLVFHILKDYDLTRVENGVEAIEKIRYEKFNLVLMDLKMPIMGGLEATRKIREFNTEIPIIALTANAFDSDRSNAIEAGCNDFLAKPVKKKQLLELLSKTQLTK, via the coding sequence ATGAAACAACATAAAACTGCCTCTCCCGAAAACGACAAAATGTCTTTTGAAAAGGAAATGTCCGAATTACTGCATAAGCAAATCCTGTTCACAGAGAGTGTATACACCCGTTTGCCGATAGGCATCGAAATCTATGATGCAAAAGGTATTTTGCGGAGCATAAACGACTATGCACTGCATATGTACGGCGTCGACGACCGCAGGACGGTAATAGATAAAGTCAATCTTTTCGACAGTCCTTATGTCGATGAAGCACTTGAAGCAAAGATAAAATCCGGAGAGGATATCGTTTTGGAATTTGAATACGATTTTGACCGCATAAAAAAAGAGTATTTCTTGACCAACAATCAGAATACCATGATTTATGAAGTCAGAATCGTTTCCATACGCAATCAAAAAGAGGATATTGTCGGACACATGCTGTTTGCCAACGACGTAACCGGCAAAAAAGAAACAGAATACCGCACGGAAGAAAACAAGAAAAACCTGGAAATGGCCATGGAAGCGGCCAGCATGTCTTCCTGGGTATACGATGTGCGTAAACAAATATTCGGTTCGTTACATGGAAATCCTATCTTCAGAAACGGCATGACACTGGAAGAATTACAGCAAATGCTGCATCCGCAGGACCGTACCCCGATGACAGAACTTTTCACCCGACTGATAAATAAAGATATACAACAGGGTCAGATAACCGTACGCGCCTTCAATGAAGAGGAAGGACAGTATCGCCATTATGAAAGTAGAATGCGTTTATCCACAGAACATATGGGTAAATTACAGATTGTCGGCACCCAACTGGACGTCACCGAAAAAATACAAATGGCCAAAAAAGCCCAGGATTTGATCATAAAACGTGAACTGGCAATGAATGTCAGTGATATTGTCCATTGGGATTTCGACATACGAATCCGGAAATTCGAATCTTATAACGATCCGGTAAATGATTATGCCCCTGATAAACTGGTAACGGTGACAGAATATCTGGATGCAATACATCCCGAAGACCAATCGGTAGTCAACGATGCCATACAATCCATGTTGTCAGGCAAAAAACTCAACGTCAATTTCACCTGCCGCATACAAACGAAATACGACGACTCCTGGCAATATTGTAACGTCACAGGTGTTCCCTTCGAGTATGACGAAAATGGCGAAGTCATACGATTTACAGGTTTCCGGCAAAACATATCCAAACTTCACCAGCTAAACGAAGAACTTAAAGAGCGGAACTATAAAATGGAACTCATGTTCAAAACAGTCGGAATGTCTCACTGGGATTTCGATGTCGAGAGTAAACAGTTCCGGGCATTTAACGATCCGGTAAATGATTTCCATCCCCAAAAGGCTATTATGCCGGAAGATTACCTGAAATTCTCTCATCCCGAGGATACCGAGCATGTACGCGAAAAGATAGACAACATGCTTCAAAGAACGAACAAAGAGTTCAGTTTTCAATACCGTTCCAGAACAAAATGGGATCAAGAATGGCAAACTCTTATTGTTACCGGTATTCCCGTTGAAAAGAACAAGAAAGGACATGTCATTCGTTACACCGGTATCACGATCAACAATACAAAATGGGAAAAGATGGCTCAAGAATTAAAGGAAATGAAAAACAAAGCCGAACTTTCCGACCGACTCAAATCCGCATTTTTAGCCAATATGAGCCATGAGATACGTACACCGCTAAACGCCATCGTCGGGTTTTCCGAACTAATGGTCAATTGTGACGACCCGGCCGAAAAAGAAGAGTACTGGAACATCATCGACTCCAACAACGAATTATTGCTGCGATTGATAAACGATATTTTGGACCTCTCCAAAATCGAATCCGGCATCCTCGATCGCAAACGGGAAAAATTCAAGCCGGCTCAAGTATGCAGCGAATTATACACCATGATCCAACCGAAAGTCACAAACCCCAATGTCGAATTCCGTCTCGACAATTCTTATCCGGACTGTTGGATTTTTCTGGATCGTAACCGACTCAAACAAGTATGGATGAATTTCCTCACCAATGCGGTAAAATGTACAAAATCCGGATACATAAAAATGGGATATTCCATCGAAAAAGGAGGTATCCGGATTTATGTCGAAGACACAGGAGCAGGCATTCAGAAACAATTACAGGACAGGGTATTCGGACGGTTTCAAAAACTCAATGAATTTGCCCAGGGAACCGGACTCGGCCTGGCAATCTCCAAAGCAATTGTCGAAGCCGCAGGAGGAGAAGTCGGCTTCACTTCCGAGCCGGGGGTCGGATCGACATTCTGGGCATGGGTACCTTGTGAAATATCTATACTGGGACAGATCGATCAGGTCGTTCAACCTCAAACGAAATCACAATTTGTACAAAATGAAAACCCGGAAGAAAAAATAAAAATTCTAATTGCGGAAGATAATGACAGCAATTATTCACTGGTATTTCATATTCTCAAAGATTATGATCTTACCCGGGTTGAGAATGGCGTCGAAGCTATCGAAAAAATCCGTTACGAAAAATTCAATCTCGTTCTCATGGATCTGAAAATGCCGATCATGGGAGGTTTGGAAGCAACAAGAAAAATTCGGGAATTTAACACCGAAATACCGATCATTGCACTCACAGCCAACGCTTTCGACTCAGATCGCAGCAACGCTATCGAGGCAGGATGTAATGATTTCCTGGCAAAACCGGTGAAAAAGAAGCAATTACTCGAGCTGCTTTCAAAAACACAGTTGACAAAATAA
- a CDS encoding helix-turn-helix transcriptional regulator, with protein sequence MLTIMSDNFHIYTDISFLPANEHEAYLKEGFSGLCTGGSAVIEVFSICHRISPNDLITILPSQLVAIREISKDFSMTFFKVSKTMFLDIMSSLGKITPDFFFYMRKNFHIHLNDRDAQRFLGFCRVIDYRESNDDSIFYRETILHLLRIYYWDFYTHFQKKISLKKDIPLNSKKEKIAFKFAMLVFEHHKTHREIAFYADKLCISPLYLTKVIQEINGQSAREIIADYIIVEIKKLLRDTNLEIKDVVRQTGFSNQSSMSRFFRQHTGMSPSEYRRTIHIMR encoded by the coding sequence ATGTTGACAATAATGAGTGATAATTTCCATATATATACCGATATTTCATTTCTTCCGGCAAACGAGCATGAAGCTTATTTAAAAGAAGGATTTAGTGGACTTTGTACAGGAGGCTCTGCCGTCATTGAAGTATTTTCAATCTGTCACCGAATATCCCCGAACGATCTTATAACCATTCTGCCTTCACAACTGGTAGCCATCCGTGAAATCAGCAAGGACTTTTCCATGACTTTTTTCAAAGTCAGTAAAACCATGTTTCTCGATATCATGAGCAGTTTAGGAAAAATAACTCCTGATTTTTTCTTTTATATGCGGAAGAATTTCCATATTCATCTAAATGACAGAGATGCCCAAAGATTCCTTGGTTTTTGCCGGGTAATCGATTATAGGGAAAGCAACGATGATTCCATTTTCTACCGGGAGACGATTTTGCATTTGTTACGAATTTATTATTGGGATTTTTATACGCATTTTCAGAAAAAAATAAGTCTCAAAAAAGATATCCCTTTAAATTCCAAAAAAGAAAAAATAGCCTTTAAATTCGCTATGTTGGTTTTCGAACATCACAAAACCCACAGGGAAATTGCTTTTTACGCCGACAAATTGTGTATATCGCCTCTATATCTGACTAAAGTCATACAAGAAATAAATGGTCAATCCGCCCGGGAAATAATCGCAGACTATATTATCGTCGAAATAAAAAAGCTTTTACGGGATACAAACCTTGAAATAAAAGATGTGGTTCGCCAGACCGGATTTTCCAATCAATCCTCCATGAGCCGTTTTTTCCGTCAACATACGGGTATGTCTCCTTCAGAATATCGGCGCACAATCCACATCATGCGCTAA
- a CDS encoding TetR/AcrR family transcriptional regulator, giving the protein MTSQIREKILKAALQSITRNGIRAFRVEDLTHHLKISKKTIYQLFPSRIDLVKKCIEKINEPVRNKISLCLNAHKDNPMLQILNYTKSFVDGLYEPEEIFWQELQKSNEFRYLFETVRQEWLTGGEKILNACKNKGYICSDTNIQYTNRRLQTSLFEARLNNEPYSGQVLFYNIFFRGIATETGRLWLENNV; this is encoded by the coding sequence ATGACATCTCAGATAAGAGAAAAAATCCTCAAAGCGGCTTTACAATCAATCACCCGGAACGGCATTCGTGCCTTCCGGGTAGAAGATTTAACCCATCATCTGAAAATTTCAAAAAAGACAATTTATCAATTATTTCCGAGCAGAATTGATCTGGTAAAAAAATGTATCGAAAAAATAAATGAACCGGTTCGGAATAAGATTTCTCTTTGCCTGAATGCTCACAAAGATAATCCGATGCTACAAATACTGAACTACACAAAATCTTTCGTTGACGGACTATACGAACCGGAAGAAATTTTCTGGCAAGAGCTGCAAAAATCAAATGAATTCCGGTATCTGTTCGAAACCGTCCGACAAGAATGGCTGACAGGGGGAGAAAAAATTTTAAATGCATGTAAAAATAAAGGTTATATCTGCTCCGATACGAATATACAGTATACAAACAGGCGTTTACAGACAAGTCTGTTCGAAGCCCGTCTGAATAATGAACCGTATTCCGGCCAGGTTCTCTTTTACAACATTTTCTTTCGGGGCATCGCAACCGAAACAGGACGTTTATGGCTCGAAAACAATGTATAA
- a CDS encoding TolC family protein, which produces MKKIIISLTTAILVSSCGIYSKYKPVSEVPDNLYGLTDSTATADTNSLGNLSWQEVFTDPQLQVLITTGLQNNTDLQTAHLKIKEAEASLLSARLSYLPSFALAPEGSVSSFNHGKATKTYTLPVAASWEIDVFGRLTNTKRRSKAAYLQSKEYARAVQTQLIANIANSYYTLLMLDAQYEITQATEANWKESVGATRAMKKAGMVTEAGLAQTEATYYQIHTTLLDLREQINQVENALSLLLAAPPQRIRRGRLADQQLPESFSLGIPLQLLSNRPDVKSAELSLAQALYTTNTARSAFYPSIVLNGSAGWTNNAGTLLTNPGKLIATAVGSLTAPLFNRGQNIAQLRIAKAQQEEAGLAFTQTLLNAGSEVNDALMQYQTAIEKTTWYAQQVSALETAVKSTRLLMKHGNTTYLEVLTAQQTLLSAQLNQVSNRFTEIQGIINLYRALGGGRS; this is translated from the coding sequence ATGAAGAAAATAATAATATCATTGACAACTGCCATTCTAGTGAGCAGTTGCGGCATTTATTCCAAATATAAGCCTGTCAGTGAAGTGCCGGACAACCTGTACGGCTTGACCGACAGTACCGCAACCGCCGACACCAATAGCCTGGGCAATCTCAGTTGGCAGGAAGTATTTACCGATCCGCAGTTACAGGTTTTAATCACTACCGGGCTACAAAACAATACCGATCTGCAAACAGCTCATTTAAAAATAAAAGAAGCAGAAGCTTCTTTACTGTCCGCACGCTTATCCTATTTGCCGTCATTTGCTCTGGCACCGGAAGGCAGTGTGAGTAGCTTTAACCACGGTAAAGCAACAAAAACGTATACATTACCAGTGGCAGCCAGTTGGGAAATAGATGTTTTCGGCCGGTTGACCAATACCAAGCGCCGGAGTAAAGCAGCTTACCTACAAAGCAAAGAATATGCCCGGGCTGTACAAACTCAATTGATCGCAAATATAGCAAACAGCTATTACACCTTGTTGATGCTGGATGCCCAATATGAAATAACTCAGGCGACGGAAGCCAATTGGAAAGAAAGTGTCGGAGCGACACGAGCCATGAAAAAAGCCGGGATGGTAACGGAAGCCGGCCTGGCTCAAACCGAAGCGACCTATTATCAGATCCATACGACGTTACTGGATCTTCGGGAACAGATCAATCAAGTAGAAAATGCTTTGTCCCTATTACTGGCAGCTCCCCCCCAAAGGATTCGGCGCGGTCGCCTGGCAGACCAGCAATTACCTGAAAGCTTTTCGTTAGGCATCCCTTTACAATTGCTTTCCAACCGTCCGGATGTGAAAAGTGCGGAATTATCTTTGGCCCAGGCTCTTTATACCACTAATACAGCCCGGTCGGCCTTCTATCCGTCGATCGTTCTGAACGGAAGTGCAGGCTGGACAAACAATGCCGGAACCCTGTTAACCAATCCGGGCAAACTGATTGCAACGGCAGTAGGATCATTGACAGCTCCCCTATTCAACCGAGGACAGAATATTGCGCAGTTACGCATTGCCAAAGCCCAACAGGAAGAAGCCGGACTCGCATTCACACAAACCCTGTTAAATGCAGGAAGTGAGGTGAACGACGCACTCATGCAATACCAAACAGCCATAGAGAAAACGACCTGGTATGCCCAACAGGTATCGGCTTTGGAAACAGCGGTAAAAAGTACCCGATTACTGATGAAACACGGCAATACGACTTATCTGGAAGTATTGACGGCCCAGCAAACTTTATTGAGTGCCCAATTGAATCAAGTGTCGAACCGATTTACTGAAATACAAGGTATCATTAATCTTTATCGGGCTTTAGGAGGAGGCCGAAGCTAA
- a CDS encoding efflux RND transporter permease subunit codes for MNIRTFIERPILSAVISIAIIVVGIIGLFTLPVEQYPDIAPPTIQVSTTYYGASAETLQKSVIAPLEEAINGVENMTYMTSTASNAGTVTITVYFKQGTDPDMAAVNVQNRVSKATGQLPAEVTQVGVTTSKRQTSILQMFSLHSPEDAYDENFLSNYININLKPSILRIAGVGDMMIMGGSYSMRVWMKPDVMAQYKLIPSDITLVLAEQNIESATGSFGENSDETYQYTMKYKGRLITPEEFGEIIIRSTEEGEILKLKDIADIELGQDSYAYKGGLDGHSGISCMIFQTAGSNATEVNQNIDRFLEEARKDLPQGVELTQMMSSNDFLFASIHEVVKTLLEAILLVILVVYVFLQDLRSTLVPLVGIIVSLIGTFAFMSIAEFSINLITLFALVLVIGTVVDDAIVVVEAVQERFDVGYRSPYMASIDAMKGISSAIFSSSLVFMAVFIPVSFMSGTSGTFYTQFGLTMAVAVGISALNALTLSPALCALLLRPYMDENGNQKNNFAARFRKAFNVAFSTIIEKYKRGVLFFIRRRWLAVSLLIGSVVVLVILMNTTKTGLVPDEDQGVVFVNVSSAAGSSLKTTNDIMIRIEERVKDIPQVKHVQKVAGYGLLAGQGNSFGMLILKLKHWDERPDKEDNVQAVIRQVYGRTADIKDASVFAISPGMIPGYGMGNALELHMQDKMGGDINTFFTTTQQYLGALNQCPEIAMAYSTFDIRYPQWTVEIDASKCKRAGITPDAVLGTLSGYYGGQYVSDFNRFSKVYRVMIQADPKYRLDEASLNNTFVRMSNGEMAPLSQFVMLNRSYGAETLSRFNMYNSIAVNAMPADGYSTGDAIRAVKETAEQALPKGFGYDFGGITREENQQTNTTVIIFAICILMIYLILCGLYESFLIPFAVILSVPFGLMGSFLFAKTIGLENNIYLQTGLIMLIGLLAKTAILLTEYASERRAAGMGIIAAAVSAAKARLRPILMTALTMIFGLLPLMFSTGVGANGNSSLGTGAVGGMVIGTLALLFIVPTLFVIFQFIEEKFRPIQTTTTRDWQIQAEIEENQIEK; via the coding sequence ATGAACATCAGAACTTTTATAGAACGCCCCATTTTGTCGGCGGTCATTTCTATCGCTATAATTGTCGTGGGTATTATCGGGCTGTTTACTCTGCCCGTCGAACAATACCCGGATATCGCACCTCCCACAATACAGGTAAGTACAACCTACTACGGCGCCAGTGCGGAAACCCTGCAAAAAAGTGTCATCGCTCCCCTGGAAGAAGCCATCAACGGTGTGGAAAACATGACTTATATGACGTCTACAGCCTCGAATGCCGGTACGGTAACCATTACCGTTTATTTTAAACAGGGAACGGACCCGGACATGGCAGCCGTAAACGTACAAAACCGGGTATCGAAGGCAACCGGACAATTACCGGCAGAAGTAACCCAGGTAGGCGTTACGACTTCCAAGCGCCAGACCAGTATCTTGCAGATGTTTTCCCTGCATAGCCCGGAAGATGCGTACGATGAAAACTTTCTGTCCAATTACATCAATATCAATCTGAAACCCTCAATCCTTCGTATTGCAGGCGTCGGCGATATGATGATTATGGGAGGCAGCTACAGTATGCGGGTATGGATGAAGCCCGATGTAATGGCACAGTACAAACTGATTCCTTCCGATATCACCCTGGTTTTAGCCGAACAAAACATCGAATCGGCAACCGGTTCGTTCGGGGAAAATTCCGACGAAACCTATCAATACACTATGAAATACAAAGGACGCCTGATAACCCCCGAAGAATTCGGTGAAATCATCATCCGTTCTACGGAAGAAGGTGAAATTCTCAAACTGAAAGACATAGCGGACATCGAACTCGGACAGGACTCCTATGCTTATAAAGGGGGATTGGACGGACATAGCGGTATCTCGTGTATGATATTCCAAACCGCCGGTTCGAATGCAACGGAAGTAAACCAAAATATAGACCGATTTCTGGAAGAAGCCCGGAAAGATTTGCCCCAGGGCGTGGAACTGACACAAATGATGAGTTCCAATGACTTTTTGTTTGCCTCTATCCACGAAGTCGTAAAAACTTTACTGGAAGCAATCTTGCTGGTCATTCTGGTCGTATATGTCTTTCTGCAGGACCTCCGTTCTACACTCGTTCCTCTGGTGGGTATCATTGTTTCATTGATCGGTACCTTCGCTTTTATGTCCATAGCAGAATTCAGTATCAACCTGATTACTTTATTTGCATTAGTATTGGTAATCGGCACCGTCGTAGACGACGCCATTGTAGTGGTAGAAGCCGTACAGGAACGATTTGACGTAGGCTATCGTTCTCCTTATATGGCCAGTATCGACGCCATGAAAGGAATCAGCTCGGCTATATTTTCTTCTTCCCTGGTATTTATGGCCGTATTCATTCCGGTTTCTTTTATGAGCGGTACATCCGGTACCTTCTACACCCAGTTCGGATTGACAATGGCCGTTGCCGTAGGTATATCCGCACTGAATGCCTTAACACTGAGTCCTGCCTTGTGTGCCCTGCTGCTACGACCTTATATGGATGAGAACGGGAACCAGAAAAATAACTTCGCAGCCCGTTTCCGGAAAGCATTCAATGTAGCTTTCAGTACCATCATCGAAAAATACAAACGGGGAGTACTGTTTTTCATCCGCCGTCGCTGGCTGGCAGTTTCATTGCTGATAGGTTCGGTGGTCGTGCTTGTCATCCTGATGAATACCACTAAAACCGGACTTGTACCCGATGAAGACCAAGGGGTAGTGTTCGTCAATGTCAGTTCAGCGGCCGGTAGCTCACTGAAAACAACCAACGACATTATGATCCGAATTGAAGAACGGGTGAAAGATATTCCACAGGTGAAACATGTACAGAAAGTAGCCGGCTACGGCCTACTTGCCGGTCAGGGAAATTCCTTCGGTATGCTGATTCTGAAATTGAAACACTGGGACGAACGCCCCGACAAAGAAGATAACGTACAGGCGGTGATCAGACAAGTATACGGCCGTACAGCCGACATCAAAGACGCCAGTGTCTTTGCCATATCTCCGGGTATGATTCCGGGATACGGCATGGGGAATGCCCTGGAACTACATATGCAGGACAAAATGGGAGGAGACATCAATACATTTTTCACCACAACCCAGCAATATTTAGGAGCTTTGAACCAATGCCCGGAAATCGCTATGGCCTATTCGACCTTCGATATCCGCTATCCGCAATGGACAGTGGAAATTGATGCCTCCAAATGCAAACGAGCCGGGATTACACCGGATGCAGTACTTGGTACGCTATCGGGATATTACGGCGGACAATATGTATCGGACTTCAACCGTTTCTCAAAAGTGTACCGGGTTATGATCCAGGCCGATCCGAAATATCGTCTGGATGAAGCATCTCTTAACAATACTTTCGTTCGGATGTCCAATGGAGAAATGGCTCCCTTGAGCCAGTTTGTCATGTTGAACCGGAGCTACGGAGCCGAAACATTAAGCCGCTTCAATATGTACAATTCCATTGCCGTAAATGCAATGCCGGCAGATGGCTACAGTACCGGCGACGCTATACGTGCTGTAAAAGAAACAGCCGAACAGGCTTTGCCGAAAGGGTTCGGTTATGATTTCGGGGGTATTACCCGGGAAGAAAATCAGCAGACAAACACCACCGTTATCATCTTTGCCATCTGTATTCTGATGATCTATTTGATTTTGTGCGGCCTCTATGAAAGTTTTCTGATTCCGTTTGCGGTTATTCTGAGTGTGCCTTTCGGATTGATGGGGAGTTTCCTTTTTGCTAAAACCATCGGACTGGAAAATAATATCTATTTACAAACCGGATTAATCATGTTAATCGGCTTACTGGCCAAAACAGCGATTCTACTGACGGAATATGCTTCCGAACGCCGGGCTGCCGGCATGGGCATAATTGCCGCCGCTGTCAGTGCGGCCAAGGCCCGTTTGCGCCCGATCCTGATGACGGCACTAACCATGATATTCGGTCTGCTACCCCTGATGTTCTCTACCGGTGTTGGCGCTAACGGTAACAGTTCATTAGGTACCGGAGCAGTCGGCGGTATGGTAATCGGCACATTGGCCTTATTGTTTATTGTACCGACTCTATTCGTCATTTTCCAGTTTATCGAGGAAAAATTCCGTCCCATCCAGACCACAACAACCCGGGACTGGCAAATCCAAGCTGAAATAGAAGAAAACCAAATCGAGAAATAG